From Vibrio fortis, a single genomic window includes:
- a CDS encoding PIG-L deacetylase family protein translates to MTTKKTALVISAHSADFVWRCGGAIALHQKLGYEVTIACLSYGERGESAKLWKQEGMTLEDVKRIRHEEATAAAAALGVSDIRFFDFGDYPLEIDKEGKYQIVDLIREIQPEFIMTHSKWDPYNTDHMYATEITLQCRMIAQAWGHNPGEKVLGAPQVYLFEPHQSEQMEWKPNTFLDISEVWESKKAAIECMQGQEHLWTFYENLAENRGNHFRRNSGGQAGGRSCQHAEGFQAIFPQCVDSL, encoded by the coding sequence ATGACAACAAAGAAAACAGCTTTAGTAATCAGTGCCCATTCAGCAGATTTTGTATGGCGTTGTGGCGGTGCCATCGCCCTTCACCAGAAGCTGGGCTACGAAGTGACCATTGCATGTCTTTCATACGGTGAGCGTGGCGAGTCTGCAAAGCTATGGAAACAAGAAGGCATGACACTTGAAGACGTTAAGCGTATTCGTCATGAAGAGGCAACAGCAGCAGCGGCAGCTCTTGGCGTAAGTGACATTCGTTTCTTTGACTTCGGTGATTACCCACTTGAAATCGACAAAGAAGGTAAGTACCAGATCGTTGACCTGATCCGTGAGATTCAACCAGAATTCATCATGACGCACTCTAAATGGGACCCGTACAATACAGACCACATGTACGCAACTGAGATCACTCTGCAGTGCCGCATGATCGCACAAGCTTGGGGTCATAACCCAGGTGAGAAAGTACTAGGCGCACCTCAGGTTTACCTATTCGAACCGCACCAAAGCGAGCAGATGGAATGGAAACCAAATACCTTCCTAGACATCTCTGAAGTGTGGGAAAGCAAGAAAGCCGCTATTGAGTGCATGCAAGGTCAAGAGCACCTGTGGACCTTCTACGAAAACCTAGCAGAAAACCGTGGCAACCACTTTAGACGTAACTCAGGTGGCCAAGCGGGCGGCAGAAGCTGTCAACACGCTGAAGGTTTCCAAGCGATCTTCCCGCAGTGTGTTGATTCGCTGTAA
- a CDS encoding LysR family transcriptional regulator has product MFNIPNLRHLRAISEVVHTGSISKASDTVFLSQPAITQAISKLEKSMNSELFERTSDGMTPTKQGEAFALRIDRALESISQGISNALKIATKQRKNSVQRYLFNITTTQLKALVAVANGQSFTEASRLLEVSQSSVYRASKDLEEILGFTLFEKTSTGIALSKAGAILDKASKLAFVEIKQGLDEVNLLSNRHSSVITVGCLPLARTCLLPSTINEFSKAYPDCQIHVIDGPYKDLLNHLKYGEIDILIGALRFPVPSTDIRQETLFESKNTILSRADHPLATKEKVSIKELQESSWVVSSSATPARKMFEDMFTKASLEIPNRLIEASSQMLVKELLLGSDRLTLLSQHQIRRDLDEGHLVALPFEGEEQSRPIGLTVRKNWFATSVQTHFLQLLRTNGVKMSL; this is encoded by the coding sequence GTGTTTAATATTCCCAATTTACGTCACCTTAGGGCCATTTCTGAAGTCGTTCATACAGGAAGTATCAGTAAAGCCTCTGACACAGTTTTTCTCTCTCAACCCGCAATCACACAAGCCATTTCCAAGCTCGAGAAAAGCATGAACAGCGAACTCTTCGAACGCACTAGCGATGGCATGACACCAACCAAACAAGGTGAAGCCTTTGCTTTGCGAATTGATCGCGCTCTAGAAAGCATCAGTCAGGGCATCTCGAATGCGCTTAAAATTGCCACTAAACAACGCAAAAATAGCGTTCAACGTTACCTGTTCAATATCACAACCACACAGTTAAAAGCCCTGGTTGCTGTTGCAAATGGACAGAGTTTTACTGAAGCCAGTCGACTACTCGAAGTGTCTCAGTCATCGGTCTATCGCGCCTCTAAAGATCTCGAAGAAATTCTGGGCTTTACCCTTTTTGAAAAGACCAGTACAGGTATTGCACTCTCTAAGGCTGGAGCCATACTAGACAAAGCGAGCAAGCTTGCTTTTGTTGAGATAAAACAAGGACTTGATGAGGTTAACCTGCTCAGTAATCGACACAGTTCAGTGATCACTGTTGGCTGTTTGCCTCTGGCAAGAACCTGCTTACTTCCAAGTACCATTAATGAGTTTTCTAAGGCCTACCCAGACTGCCAAATACACGTGATTGATGGCCCTTATAAAGACCTGCTTAACCACCTCAAATATGGCGAAATTGATATTTTAATAGGTGCGCTACGCTTTCCTGTACCCAGCACCGATATCCGTCAAGAGACGTTATTTGAATCGAAAAACACCATTTTGTCGCGAGCTGACCACCCTTTAGCGACTAAAGAGAAAGTCAGTATCAAAGAGCTTCAAGAGTCGAGTTGGGTTGTCTCCTCCAGTGCAACACCCGCACGTAAAATGTTCGAAGATATGTTTACCAAGGCATCGCTTGAGATACCCAATCGCTTAATTGAAGCCAGCTCGCAAATGCTAGTCAAAGAGCTATTACTAGGTAGTGATCGATTAACCCTTCTTTCTCAACATCAAATCAGGCGTGATCTCGACGAGGGTCATTTAGTCGCTCTCCCTTTTGAAGGTGAAGAGCAATCCAGACCCATTGGTTTAACAGTTCGAAAAAACTGGTTTGCCACTTCTGTACAAACTCACTTCTTGCAATTATTGCGAACAAACGGGGTAAAAATGTCTTTGTAA
- a CDS encoding amidohydrolase family protein: protein MDADYLPFHPNPSKPKFVVPEGAVDSHCHVFGPAAKFPYSPARKYTPCDASKEQLFALRDHLGFSRNVIVQASCHSTDNRALVDALETAGELARGIAFVDETVTEEELQAMDKAGVRGVRFNFVKRLVDTVPTEKLKAIAEKIRPLGWHVVVYFEAQDIDDVTPFLEELNMTVVIDHMGRPDVTKGVDSQEFGKFISLMERNPDIWCKVSCPERLTQTPPDYSDVVPFAKTLVDLFPNRVLWGTDWPHPNMKSHTPDDGHLVDVIPQIATTVEQQQALLVTNPMKLYWPESV, encoded by the coding sequence ATGGACGCTGATTACCTACCGTTCCACCCAAATCCAAGCAAGCCGAAGTTTGTGGTGCCAGAAGGCGCAGTGGATAGCCACTGTCACGTTTTTGGTCCTGCGGCTAAATTCCCTTACTCTCCGGCGCGTAAGTACACCCCGTGCGACGCGTCAAAAGAGCAGCTTTTTGCCCTGCGTGATCACTTAGGCTTTAGCCGTAATGTGATTGTTCAGGCTTCTTGCCACAGTACAGATAACCGCGCGCTTGTTGATGCGCTAGAGACCGCTGGTGAGTTAGCTCGTGGCATTGCATTCGTTGACGAAACTGTCACGGAAGAAGAGCTGCAAGCGATGGACAAAGCTGGTGTTCGTGGCGTTCGCTTTAACTTTGTGAAGCGCTTAGTTGATACAGTACCAACTGAAAAGCTCAAAGCGATCGCTGAGAAGATCCGCCCACTAGGTTGGCATGTTGTGGTCTATTTTGAAGCGCAAGACATTGATGATGTGACGCCGTTTTTAGAAGAGCTCAACATGACGGTGGTGATTGACCACATGGGTCGTCCTGATGTGACAAAAGGTGTTGATAGCCAAGAGTTCGGCAAGTTTATTTCGTTGATGGAGCGTAACCCAGATATTTGGTGCAAAGTGAGCTGCCCAGAGCGTTTGACTCAAACGCCACCGGATTACTCCGATGTGGTGCCGTTTGCTAAGACCTTGGTTGATCTGTTTCCAAACCGCGTACTTTGGGGCACCGACTGGCCACATCCAAACATGAAGTCACACACTCCTGATGATGGCCACTTAGTGGATGTGATTCCACAAATTGCGACTACAGTAGAGCAGCAGCAAGCACTACTTGTCACTAACCCAATGAAACTTTACTGGCCGGAGAGCGTGTAA
- a CDS encoding aldo/keto reductase, translating to MITLGEHSLAPVALGCMNVSHAYGTPPSEEHSIKLLNKALDLGYNMLDTAALYGFGNNEKLLAKAVGHRRNEFFLASKCGMFKGPDGKRAIDGRPETIRKTCEESLQRLNTDVIDLYYLHRWDKNVPIEESVGELSRLVDEGKIKHLGLSEVSATTLEKAHQIHPIAAVQSEYSLWSRNAEIAVINKCQELGSTFVSFSPVGRGILSGELQSNQFVDGDIRNAMPRFNAENFESNLSAVNRFASLLPIFAEENVSLPAPTLAQFALAWTLAKASHSIALPGTTNFKHLEDNLNAQHYTVSNALLELVERTVPQKAFVGGRYNAPTQAEIDTEQF from the coding sequence ATGATTACACTAGGTGAGCACTCACTCGCGCCAGTCGCCCTTGGATGTATGAACGTTTCTCACGCATACGGAACACCTCCAAGTGAAGAGCACAGCATCAAGCTACTTAATAAGGCGCTTGATCTTGGCTACAACATGCTGGATACCGCAGCTCTTTATGGTTTTGGTAACAACGAGAAACTACTCGCTAAAGCAGTAGGTCATCGCCGTAATGAATTCTTCCTTGCCAGCAAGTGCGGCATGTTTAAAGGCCCCGATGGTAAACGCGCGATTGATGGTCGCCCAGAGACAATACGCAAGACATGTGAAGAGTCACTGCAGCGTCTCAATACCGATGTGATTGACCTCTACTACCTGCACCGCTGGGACAAAAATGTGCCGATTGAAGAGAGCGTTGGCGAGCTGTCTAGGTTGGTTGATGAAGGCAAAATCAAACACCTCGGCCTATCTGAGGTATCGGCAACCACGCTGGAAAAGGCACACCAGATCCACCCGATAGCAGCGGTTCAATCGGAGTATTCATTGTGGTCACGCAACGCAGAGATCGCAGTGATTAATAAATGCCAAGAGCTAGGAAGTACCTTTGTGTCTTTCAGCCCTGTGGGGCGCGGCATCCTGAGTGGCGAGCTGCAAAGCAATCAATTTGTCGATGGTGATATTCGCAATGCGATGCCGAGATTCAATGCAGAGAACTTTGAATCTAACTTGTCGGCTGTAAATAGGTTCGCTTCTCTGCTGCCAATTTTTGCTGAAGAGAACGTATCACTACCTGCGCCAACTCTGGCTCAATTTGCCTTGGCATGGACGCTGGCTAAAGCATCTCACTCGATTGCACTACCAGGCACCACTAACTTTAAGCATCTAGAAGATAACTTAAACGCACAGCACTACACGGTTTCGAACGCCCTGCTAGAACTGGTTGAGCGCACTGTACCGCAAAAGGCATTTGTTGGCGGTCGCTACAACGCGCCTACTCAAGCCGAAATCGATACCGAACAATTTTAA
- a CDS encoding YbhB/YbcL family Raf kinase inhibitor-like protein, translating to MKLPTLSLLALGLLVAGSTQAFELVSQDIQEGHPMAKKFEYQGWGCDGDNVSPQLMWKDVPEGTKSFAVTAYDPDAPTGSGFWHWVAFDIPNKTTELAQGVDIGKLGGKEARIDYGTTGFGGACPPQGHGMHRYQFTVWALPKATLGLDENTPPAVVGFTLNSIAIDKATLTATYTR from the coding sequence ATGAAACTACCAACACTATCTCTACTCGCACTAGGTCTTTTAGTCGCAGGTTCAACTCAAGCATTTGAGCTGGTTAGTCAAGACATTCAGGAAGGCCACCCAATGGCTAAGAAATTTGAATATCAGGGGTGGGGCTGTGATGGCGACAATGTATCGCCACAATTGATGTGGAAGGATGTACCGGAAGGCACCAAGAGCTTTGCTGTAACGGCTTACGATCCAGATGCACCAACAGGCAGTGGTTTTTGGCATTGGGTTGCGTTTGATATTCCAAACAAAACAACCGAGCTAGCGCAAGGTGTTGATATCGGTAAGCTCGGTGGCAAGGAGGCTCGTATCGATTATGGCACTACAGGGTTTGGCGGTGCTTGTCCTCCCCAAGGCCATGGTATGCACCGCTATCAATTTACAGTGTGGGCACTACCAAAGGCGACCTTAGGCCTTGATGAGAATACTCCACCAGCCGTGGTTGGTTTTACACTCAATAGCATTGCTATTGATAAGGCAACATTAACGGCAACGTATACACGTTAG
- a CDS encoding TRAP transporter substrate-binding protein — protein sequence MKTIKTLSLAVSLAFAANTSAADIDITIGHVDSQDWTISKKGAATQVFKNIVEAESGGRIAVNIYPSGQLGGETELLQSAQEGMLTMTMVSGAYSKLCKEANVLEIPYLFPSAPVAWEVLDGEFGQQLNEQCLKQTGLRNLAYGETGFRHFTNSKREIKSPDDLKGLKIRVMTTPLYVELLKSLGAEPTPIAFPEVPAALTTGVIDGQENPVSVISANKFYELQEYITLDGHVYGTDFLLMNDDFYQGLSDADRAIIDRAAQVAGTVGRAVQQVNSAEGLETLGKKGMKITSLTAEQQKQFRDKTQPAVIKWLEGTVDSKWIDGALQAVETATK from the coding sequence ATGAAAACTATAAAAACACTATCACTGGCTGTATCACTGGCATTTGCTGCAAACACATCAGCTGCGGATATCGACATTACGATTGGTCACGTTGACTCTCAGGATTGGACGATTTCTAAGAAGGGTGCAGCGACTCAGGTATTTAAAAATATCGTAGAGGCGGAGTCTGGCGGTCGTATTGCAGTCAACATCTACCCATCGGGTCAACTTGGTGGCGAAACTGAACTGCTTCAGTCTGCGCAAGAGGGAATGCTGACCATGACAATGGTGTCTGGTGCTTATTCTAAGCTATGTAAAGAAGCCAATGTTCTAGAGATTCCGTACTTATTCCCTTCAGCACCTGTTGCTTGGGAAGTGTTAGATGGTGAGTTTGGCCAGCAGCTCAATGAGCAGTGTTTAAAACAGACTGGCTTGCGCAACCTAGCGTACGGTGAAACAGGTTTTCGTCATTTCACAAACTCGAAGCGTGAAATCAAATCTCCTGACGACCTAAAAGGTCTAAAAATTCGTGTAATGACAACCCCGCTTTATGTTGAGTTGCTGAAATCTTTAGGCGCTGAGCCAACGCCTATTGCCTTCCCTGAAGTACCTGCAGCTCTAACAACCGGTGTTATTGATGGCCAAGAAAACCCAGTGAGCGTTATCAGCGCAAATAAGTTCTACGAGCTACAAGAGTACATCACGCTGGATGGTCATGTTTATGGCACCGATTTCTTATTAATGAATGATGACTTTTACCAAGGGTTATCGGATGCAGACCGCGCGATCATCGACCGTGCAGCGCAAGTTGCAGGTACGGTTGGCCGAGCTGTTCAGCAGGTTAACTCTGCAGAAGGTCTAGAAACGCTAGGTAAGAAGGGCATGAAGATCACGTCATTGACAGCAGAGCAGCAGAAGCAATTCCGCGACAAAACTCAGCCAGCGGTAATCAAATGGCTTGAAGGCACCGTAGATTCGAAATGGATCGATGGCGCACTCCAAGCGGTTGAGACTGCAACGAAGTAA
- a CDS encoding TRAP transporter large permease: protein MPSIALMGGMLVFGVPLVFAIILAMSFYVTSTPISISLVAQRIFSGLDSYSILAVPLFVLAGELMNKSGITNRIIDFANALVGHFRGGLAQVNIWSSVMFAGISGSAVADTSALGRVFIPQMEKEGYSKEFSSALTAASSVIGPMIPPSIPVIIYALIASGVSVPALFLAGIVPGVLSAIALSVFVFFYATKHKIVNNGVRTSRRKALVKAFVPLTMPIFILGSILMGIVTPTEAAAFAAFYALSVGMFMYKSIKLSDLPEVFMRSMRDSSIVLILIAVVSVANWLLTFSRVPQYISQQVLSTISDPIMFLIMVNLILLAVGLFLEGIAAMLILIPIFHPIAMSFGIDPVHFGIVVIFNLMIGLITPPMGICLFVSNTISKVGIAAISKQVIPLFLLEVVVLFFITFVPQSVLFLPKLFGY from the coding sequence ATGCCATCAATAGCTTTAATGGGCGGTATGCTCGTATTTGGTGTTCCGCTAGTGTTTGCCATTATTTTGGCTATGTCGTTCTACGTAACGAGCACTCCAATCTCAATCAGCCTTGTTGCACAACGAATTTTTAGCGGATTAGACTCATACTCTATTCTGGCTGTTCCACTGTTTGTTCTCGCTGGTGAGCTGATGAACAAGAGTGGTATTACGAATCGTATTATCGATTTTGCTAACGCCTTGGTGGGACACTTCCGCGGTGGTTTAGCACAAGTAAATATCTGGTCTTCGGTGATGTTTGCCGGAATCTCAGGTTCAGCGGTCGCAGACACTTCGGCACTGGGCCGAGTGTTTATTCCTCAAATGGAAAAAGAGGGCTACAGCAAAGAGTTCTCATCAGCACTGACCGCTGCCTCTTCGGTGATTGGTCCTATGATCCCACCGAGTATTCCGGTGATCATCTATGCGCTTATTGCCAGTGGTGTCTCGGTTCCAGCTCTGTTCTTAGCGGGTATTGTTCCGGGTGTCTTGTCGGCAATCGCCCTGTCAGTGTTTGTTTTCTTTTATGCGACTAAACATAAGATTGTGAACAACGGTGTTCGAACCAGTCGTCGCAAGGCTTTGGTTAAAGCCTTTGTACCGCTAACGATGCCAATCTTTATCCTTGGCTCAATTCTAATGGGTATTGTAACGCCGACTGAAGCGGCTGCTTTTGCTGCATTCTATGCGCTGTCGGTCGGCATGTTCATGTACAAATCAATCAAACTCAGCGACTTACCTGAAGTGTTTATGCGCTCAATGCGCGACTCTTCTATCGTATTGATTCTGATTGCTGTTGTCTCTGTTGCAAACTGGCTGCTGACGTTCTCGCGTGTACCTCAATACATTAGCCAACAGGTGCTTAGCACTATCTCAGATCCGATTATGTTCCTAATCATGGTGAACCTAATCCTACTGGCGGTGGGCCTGTTCCTTGAGGGTATTGCAGCCATGCTGATTCTGATCCCAATCTTCCATCCGATTGCGATGAGCTTTGGTATCGACCCTGTTCACTTTGGCATTGTGGTTATCTTCAACCTAATGATTGGTTTGATTACACCACCAATGGGCATCTGTCTGTTTGTCTCCAATACCATCTCCAAGGTCGGGATTGCTGCGATATCTAAGCAAGTTATTCCTCTATTCCTACTGGAAGTCGTGGTGCTGTTCTTTATCACTTTCGTACCACAGAGCGTGCTCTTCCTACCGAAGTTATTCGGCTACTAG
- a CDS encoding protocatechuate 4,5-dioxygenase subunit alpha — protein MTYLNNKPIPGTTMFDGAMARKGYGLNKMCHSLNEQAGRDAFSADEMAYCDKYGLTEAQKTAIKERDVLGLIAEGGSIYYLAKFVGMLGLNMQDIGAMQTGMTVEEFKQMLVEAGK, from the coding sequence ATGACTTACCTAAATAATAAGCCGATCCCCGGCACAACCATGTTTGATGGCGCGATGGCGCGTAAAGGCTATGGCTTGAACAAGATGTGTCATTCACTTAACGAGCAAGCGGGACGCGATGCGTTTTCAGCCGATGAAATGGCCTACTGTGACAAATATGGACTGACGGAAGCTCAAAAGACGGCAATTAAAGAGCGTGATGTTTTAGGGTTGATCGCAGAAGGTGGCAGTATCTATTACCTTGCTAAATTCGTCGGTATGTTGGGGCTCAACATGCAAGATATTGGTGCGATGCAAACGGGTATGACAGTTGAAGAATTTAAACAGATGCTAGTAGAGGCAGGGAAATAG
- a CDS encoding class III extradiol dioxygenase family protein — MAKIVGGITTSHIPSIGKAIENNLQQTEYWKPLFDAYPPIHHWLDEVQPDVAVVFYNDHGLEFFLDKKPTFAIGAAPSYKNADEGWGIPTIPEINGDPELSWHICNELVENEFDITICQEMKVDHGLTVPMQLMWPNFSYGHMKVIPVCINVEQHPMPSPKRCYDLGKAIGKAVESYDKDLKVVVLGTGGLSHQLDGERAGFINKEFDLYCMKKLIDNPEELTKLSIYDLVEQGGAQGAEFIMWLGMRGALTGELNVLKSSYHAPVSNTGAGTMLIENR; from the coding sequence ATGGCAAAGATCGTTGGCGGAATTACCACTTCCCACATTCCTTCAATTGGTAAAGCAATTGAGAACAATCTACAACAAACTGAATACTGGAAGCCTCTGTTTGATGCGTATCCACCGATTCACCACTGGCTAGATGAAGTACAACCTGATGTTGCGGTCGTTTTTTATAATGATCACGGCTTAGAGTTCTTCCTAGATAAGAAACCGACTTTCGCGATTGGTGCAGCGCCAAGTTACAAGAATGCCGATGAAGGCTGGGGTATTCCAACTATTCCAGAAATCAACGGTGATCCAGAGCTGTCATGGCACATCTGTAACGAACTGGTTGAGAACGAGTTCGATATTACCATCTGCCAAGAGATGAAAGTTGATCACGGTCTAACTGTTCCAATGCAACTGATGTGGCCAAACTTCAGCTACGGTCATATGAAGGTGATTCCGGTATGTATCAACGTAGAACAGCACCCAATGCCATCACCTAAACGTTGTTACGACTTAGGTAAAGCGATTGGTAAAGCCGTTGAAAGCTACGATAAAGACTTAAAAGTTGTGGTGCTTGGAACTGGTGGTCTTTCTCATCAGTTGGACGGTGAGCGTGCCGGCTTTATCAACAAAGAGTTCGACCTTTACTGCATGAAGAAGTTGATCGACAACCCAGAAGAGCTGACTAAGCTTTCGATCTACGACCTAGTAGAGCAGGGTGGCGCGCAAGGTGCGGAATTCATTATGTGGCTTGGTATGCGTGGTGCATTGACGGGCGAGCTTAATGTGCTGAAAAGCAGCTATCACGCACCCGTGTCGAATACCGGCGCTGGCACCATGTTGATAGAAAACCGCTGA
- a CDS encoding Gfo/Idh/MocA family oxidoreductase, whose translation MKVCVVGATGAFGQKHLEALRNIDDVTVTAMVAPEADKLDQLITDYNQTAQGFSSLEEALKSDNIDAVILATPTQMHAEQAIACMEAGKHVLVEIPMADNIEDSYKVVETQKKTGVVAMAGHTRRFNPSHQWIHNKIASGELNIQQMDVQTYFFRRTNTNAKGEPRTWTDHLLWHHACHTVDLFQYQTGEKASKIQALQGPIHPELNIAMDMSIGMKTPSGALCTLSLSFNNDGPFGTFFRYICDEGTYIARYDDLFDGKENPISLEGVAVSNNGIELIDREFFDAIRTGREPNSSVASCLPAMETLHALEQLLEQE comes from the coding sequence ATGAAAGTGTGTGTAGTAGGCGCTACGGGTGCATTCGGCCAAAAACATTTAGAGGCACTGCGTAATATCGACGACGTTACCGTTACTGCGATGGTTGCCCCTGAAGCGGACAAGCTTGATCAACTGATCACAGATTACAATCAAACGGCTCAAGGCTTCTCTTCACTTGAAGAAGCACTCAAGTCTGACAACATCGATGCTGTGATTCTAGCCACACCAACTCAAATGCATGCTGAGCAAGCTATCGCATGTATGGAAGCTGGCAAGCATGTTCTGGTCGAAATCCCAATGGCAGACAACATTGAAGACAGCTACAAAGTGGTTGAGACTCAAAAGAAAACGGGTGTTGTTGCTATGGCTGGTCACACTCGCCGCTTTAACCCAAGCCATCAGTGGATCCACAACAAGATCGCATCTGGCGAGCTAAACATTCAACAAATGGATGTTCAAACCTACTTCTTCCGTCGCACCAACACCAATGCCAAAGGTGAACCACGCACTTGGACTGATCACCTACTATGGCATCACGCTTGTCACACTGTTGACCTTTTCCAATACCAAACCGGTGAGAAGGCATCAAAGATTCAAGCACTGCAAGGCCCGATTCACCCAGAGCTCAACATCGCTATGGACATGAGCATTGGCATGAAAACGCCATCTGGTGCGCTATGTACGCTATCACTATCTTTCAATAACGACGGTCCATTTGGCACCTTCTTCCGCTACATCTGTGACGAAGGCACCTACATCGCTCGCTACGACGATCTATTCGATGGCAAAGAGAACCCTATTTCATTGGAAGGTGTCGCGGTTTCAAACAACGGCATCGAGCTAATCGACCGTGAATTCTTCGATGCGATTCGTACAGGCCGTGAGCCAAACTCAAGTGTCGCAAGCTGCCTGCCAGCCATGGAGACACTGCACGCATTAGAACAACTGCTAGAGCAAGAGTAA
- a CDS encoding TRAP transporter small permease, with translation MMEQYKKLLAFCAGSSLFVLFAVMLVTTISRYFFNTSVLWGEELCKYSMIYGVMFGTSLCYLEGLHIKFAVLDSVKSAIFQKVLAIVVDIAVLVSAGIMTYSGYLFVMKRGGIESPGIGLSMYYFQSALVVGGICLFVAALLRLAQHVTLSRRANAPVSSLTQGDV, from the coding sequence ATGATGGAACAATATAAAAAACTATTGGCATTCTGCGCAGGTTCGTCTCTGTTTGTACTGTTTGCAGTCATGCTGGTCACTACTATCTCACGCTATTTCTTCAATACCTCAGTTCTATGGGGTGAAGAGCTGTGTAAGTACTCAATGATCTACGGTGTGATGTTTGGTACGTCTCTCTGTTACTTAGAAGGATTGCACATTAAATTTGCAGTTCTAGATTCAGTCAAGTCGGCGATTTTCCAAAAGGTATTGGCGATTGTGGTTGATATCGCAGTGCTAGTATCGGCGGGCATCATGACTTACTCCGGCTACCTATTTGTCATGAAACGCGGTGGTATCGAATCACCGGGTATTGGCTTGAGCATGTACTACTTCCAGTCTGCGCTAGTGGTTGGTGGTATCTGTCTGTTTGTTGCCGCTCTATTGCGTTTAGCACAACACGTCACGCTATCTCGACGCGCCAATGCGCCAGTCTCTTCTCTCACTCAAGGCGATGTATAA
- a CDS encoding DUF1932 domain-containing protein has product MKKKVVIVKVSRIAFIGFGEAATTFISSWKNRAPEIINAFDIKTNNIFTRERKLLEYIDKGVQGTFRPDEAVQGAQLIFSLVTADQAESALHQIVDSLTKKQIVLDFNSCSPQTKQRLAQTVEAQGADYIDIAIMAPVLTSQPNIPLYLSGQKAKKVAEYLTQLGFDTEVISENVGDASSIKMLRSIMVKGLEALTTECMLAARKSGVEHHVLKSLSKTYPELELSHLSRYHMERMLNHGERRHAELKEVAATLNELGMSHSMVEGAMNWHQSLGELNIETSEQSLAQLSDQIIEKLQVADNESTATKLQNIQ; this is encoded by the coding sequence ATGAAGAAAAAGGTGGTTATAGTGAAAGTCAGTAGGATCGCATTTATTGGTTTTGGCGAAGCAGCTACAACATTTATTTCTTCTTGGAAGAATAGAGCACCAGAAATAATAAACGCCTTTGATATAAAGACGAACAATATATTCACCAGAGAACGGAAACTTCTCGAATATATTGATAAAGGTGTGCAAGGGACATTTCGCCCTGACGAAGCAGTACAAGGGGCACAACTTATTTTTTCTCTAGTCACTGCAGATCAAGCTGAAAGCGCACTGCATCAGATAGTAGATTCTCTGACTAAGAAACAAATTGTGCTCGACTTTAACTCTTGTTCACCGCAAACCAAACAACGATTAGCACAGACCGTTGAAGCACAAGGCGCAGACTACATCGACATTGCCATTATGGCACCAGTGTTGACATCACAGCCCAATATTCCGCTCTACCTGTCCGGCCAGAAAGCGAAAAAAGTCGCGGAGTACTTAACGCAACTTGGTTTCGACACAGAGGTTATCTCAGAAAATGTGGGGGATGCTTCTAGCATCAAGATGTTGCGCTCAATAATGGTCAAGGGTTTAGAAGCACTGACGACCGAGTGTATGTTGGCCGCGCGTAAATCTGGCGTTGAGCATCATGTCCTCAAATCACTAAGCAAAACCTACCCAGAGTTAGAGTTGAGCCACTTAAGCCGTTACCACATGGAGCGGATGCTCAACCATGGTGAAAGACGCCACGCAGAATTAAAAGAGGTCGCAGCGACCTTAAACGAGCTAGGCATGAGTCACTCGATGGTCGAAGGAGCAATGAACTGGCATCAGTCGCTCGGTGAACTCAACATCGAAACGTCAGAGCAGTCTCTCGCTCAACTGTCTGACCAGATCATAGAAAAACTGCAGGTCGCAGATAATGAATCGACCGCAACTAAATTACAAAATATCCAATAG